One genomic segment of Babylonia areolata isolate BAREFJ2019XMU unplaced genomic scaffold, ASM4173473v1 superscaf9, whole genome shotgun sequence includes these proteins:
- the LOC143278462 gene encoding uncharacterized protein LOC143278462, whose translation MTMSTTTAQQSPMQWCAAPTLPVFTGEPGETSAEDFVTEAERVLAAYPMGDEMAAYFIYSHLQGTARRELMLRDLEDTNTPEKVTGILLGVFGDGRRVTTLLSILFSRVQQPEESIMDYSHALRSMERTIQMKTTGALTANMLRDHFISGLRNTLLKRELRQVVRREPQTTFIQARDEALRLQRELEEDQQQQQAREQMARLGDKLLLLEGKVRSMQGLVSGLVGQRDEVLVKNRAVGKKKKKKVGKAKIQSAVGNRTSPNHNKGKDFPKVKSKVSHNEIHRDFHNGLKGRDHKLEESISDKLMKSHSVGDCNGDDPCRDEWVLLPMPPDPGIPGQCWKRENDVDCQAAVKTPRPSRKSVCTGLCETSTRSHLKPEIHMSCGSKGARMSAQMDRNWDGRLTRSILPNCSAMYKTNVNHLSVSRLAAVAC comes from the coding sequence ATGACCATGTctactaccacagcacagcagtcacccaTGCAGTGGTGTGCGGCACCCACACTaccagtgttcactggtgagccaggcgagacgtcggctgaggacttcgtcactgaggcggagagggtcctggccgcataccccatgggagacgagatggctgcatacttcatctacagccatctgcagggaaccgcacgcagggagctgatgctgcgggacctggaggacaccaacaccccagagaaggtgaccggcattctgctgggggtgttcggtgatggacggcgtgtcaccacactactgtccatacttttcagcagggtacagcagccggaggagtccatcatggactactctcatgctctgcgcagcatggagagaaccatccagatgaagacgactggggccctcaccgctaacatgctgagggaccacttcatcagtggcctccggaacaccttgttgaaaagggagctgcgccaggtagtgaggcgagagcctcaaaccaccttcatccaggccagagatgaagccctgaggctgcagagagagctggaagaggaccaacaacagcaacaggccagggaacagatggcacgactgggggacaaactgttgttgttagagggaaaagtcaggtccatgcaggggctagtgtcaggtctagttggtcagagagatgaggttttagttaagaacagggctgtgggcaaaaagaaaaagaagaaagttgggAAAGCAAAAATCCAGTCAGCAGTGGGGAATAGGACTTCCCCAAACCACAACAAGGGTAAGGATTTCCCCAAAGTAAAGAGCAAGGTTtcccacaatgaaatacacagagaCTTCCACAATGGTCTCAAGGGGCGGGATCACAAACTGGAAGAAAGCATTTCAGATAAACTGATGAAGAGCCATTCAGTAGGTGACTGCAATGGTGATGATCCATGCCGagatgaatgggtgctgctgcccatgccaCCTGATCCAGGGATTCCTGGTCAATGTTGGAAGAGGGAGAATGACGTAGACTGCCAAGCTGCAGTCAAGACTCCGAGACCATCACGCAAATCAGTGTGcactggtttgtgtgagactaGCACCAGGTCTCATCTGAAGCCTGAAATTCACATGTCTTGTGGCTCAAAAGGTGCTAGAATGTCGGCTCAAATGGATAGGAACTGGGATGGGAGACTGACAAGGTCAATACTCCCAAATTGTAGTGCTATGTACAAGACTAATGTGAACCACCTTTCAGTGAGTAGACTTGCTGCTGTAGCCTGCTAG